In the genome of Massilia sp. PAMC28688, one region contains:
- a CDS encoding GNAT family N-acetyltransferase: protein MRILDTARLALRTVEPDDAPFYLELVNTPDFITHIGDRGIRSLQAAREAIVSGPMAMQAARGHAIYLVTLRGSGTPIGMAGLIKRDTLDDVDLGYAFLPRYFGQGYAYEAAAALLPYARRLGIARLVAITSAANAGSNALLRKLGMRFEKVIYLAPDDQGTRLYSIMLP, encoded by the coding sequence ATGCGTATCCTGGACACTGCACGGCTGGCGCTGCGCACGGTGGAACCGGACGACGCGCCGTTTTACCTCGAACTGGTCAATACGCCGGACTTCATCACCCACATCGGCGACCGCGGCATCCGGTCACTGCAGGCGGCGCGCGAGGCCATTGTCAGCGGTCCCATGGCCATGCAGGCCGCGCGCGGGCACGCGATCTATCTGGTCACGCTGCGCGGCAGCGGCACGCCGATCGGCATGGCGGGCCTGATCAAGCGCGACACGCTCGACGATGTGGACCTCGGCTACGCCTTCCTGCCGCGCTATTTTGGACAGGGCTATGCGTACGAAGCAGCAGCGGCCCTGTTGCCCTATGCGCGCCGGCTTGGCATAGCGCGCCTGGTGGCCATTACTTCGGCCGCCAACGCCGGCTCCAACGCCTTGCTGCGCAAGCTGGGCATGCGCTTTGAAAAGGTGATCTACCTGGCGCCGGACGACCAGGGTACCCGGCTCTACAGCATAATGTTGCCGTAG
- a CDS encoding STAS domain-containing protein, with amino-acid sequence MERIPILKMGRLLLVTIQVDMHDRLAMALQDDLTARIVKDRATGVLIDISALDIVDSFIGRMISHTAAMAKILDARTVLVGMQPAVAITLVELGLSLEGVRTALNIERGLALLQQDQE; translated from the coding sequence ATGGAACGCATCCCCATTCTCAAGATGGGCCGGCTCCTGCTGGTCACCATCCAGGTCGACATGCACGACCGCCTCGCCATGGCGCTGCAGGACGACCTGACCGCGCGCATCGTCAAGGATCGCGCCACTGGCGTACTGATCGACATTTCAGCGCTCGACATCGTCGACTCGTTCATTGGCCGCATGATCAGCCATACCGCCGCCATGGCCAAGATTCTCGACGCCCGCACGGTGCTGGTCGGCATGCAGCCGGCCGTCGCCATCACCCTGGTGGAACTGGGCCTGAGCCTGGAAGGCGTGCGCACGGCGCTCAATATCGAACGTGGCCTGGCCCTGCTGCAGCAGGACCAGGAATGA
- a CDS encoding STAS domain-containing protein translates to MSTHKSVQLANVIVKHESELLEVWLAGFMSRVIRRDKNAEGELRQQAVRFLRMLVQAIEKGGGTTDIETAAWDDTRSMLTEISQARVRQGSSSIETASFIFSLKDPLFSYLRTELAGQPELLIEETADTSALFDRLGLFTIEVYQKAREQIILRQQQELLELSTPVVQLWEGVLALPLIGTLDSARTQVVMESLLQKIVDTGAAIAIIDITGVPTVDTLVAQHLLKTIAAARLMGADCIISGIRPQIAQTIVHLGVNLEDVVTKATLADAFVVALKRTGSTISHAQHAR, encoded by the coding sequence ATGTCAACTCATAAAAGTGTGCAGCTCGCGAACGTCATCGTCAAACATGAAAGCGAACTGCTGGAAGTGTGGCTGGCCGGCTTCATGTCCCGCGTCATCCGCCGCGACAAGAACGCCGAGGGCGAACTGCGCCAGCAGGCGGTGCGCTTTTTGCGCATGCTGGTCCAGGCCATTGAAAAGGGCGGCGGCACCACCGACATTGAAACGGCGGCCTGGGATGACACGCGCAGCATGCTGACCGAAATCTCGCAGGCGCGCGTGCGCCAGGGCTCGTCCTCGATCGAGACGGCCAGCTTCATCTTCTCGCTCAAGGATCCCCTGTTTTCCTATCTGCGCACGGAGCTGGCGGGCCAGCCCGAACTCCTGATCGAGGAAACGGCAGACACCAGCGCCCTGTTCGACCGTCTTGGCCTGTTCACCATCGAGGTGTACCAGAAGGCGCGCGAGCAGATCATTTTGCGCCAGCAGCAGGAACTGCTGGAACTGTCCACGCCCGTGGTGCAGCTGTGGGAAGGCGTCCTGGCCCTGCCGCTGATCGGTACCCTCGACAGCGCCCGCACCCAGGTGGTCATGGAAAGCCTGCTGCAGAAGATCGTCGACACGGGCGCCGCCATTGCCATCATCGACATCACCGGCGTGCCCACCGTGGACACCCTGGTGGCCCAGCATCTGCTCAAGACCATCGCCGCCGCGCGCCTGATGGGCGCCGACTGCATCATCAGCGGCATCCGCCCCCAGATCGCCCAGACCATCGTGCATCTTGGCGTGAACCTGGAAGACGTGGTAACCAAGGCCACGCTGGCCGACGCCTTCGTGGTGGCGCTCAAGCGCACCGGTTCCACCATCAGCCACGCGCAGCACGCGCGCTAA